A portion of the Acidobacteriaceae bacterium genome contains these proteins:
- the lptF gene encoding LPS export ABC transporter permease LptF: MRIFTRYILREVIGYALLGGVLFTFILFMRYLLPLMELAVRGLAGPGDILLLIGYLLPNFLTLTIPMAVLIGTLLGLSRLAADSEVTAMRASGLGVTAFVRIVGLLAMAMWGIGLANTLYVAPRATQALLQYDDQAKNTTQAQLLVEPHVFNESFKNYVLYVQDVEPGANGTALWKHVFLADTSKAATPYVITAQRAVVLPGENGAPRIELDNGTRHDLSRDDPSRYDISTFATATPPMQATEQGENSHLTRRDTPLQAMLTSELWAKIHQSGDTRTYRIELQRRFSFPAACLVLMLVGVPLGLSSKRGGKGTGFVVTLFLVFVYYFASSMGIALARQGKVSPWLGVWGANMIFALAGLLLIQQMSRGGLALGLLSRVGMGLSRILQRRKPVTTTDETASSFNPWIQQMRRALHSRFPLLLDEYVMSSFLKNFVLVLFSLTVLFLIFTFFELIGDIIKYRTPLVTVGDYLLNLIPFILYNVTPICSLVAVLVTFGTLNRTSELTAMKATGTSLYRVIAPVLLVAAMLSVALFAFDEVYLPAANRRQDALLATIKGKPAQTYLRPDRKWMSGQSAGSTNPNRIFYYQFFGQDTNVFANLTVFEFEPGTFKLRRRIFAASTHWDENQHQWVFENGWERTFAGETIASYRTFNNATFHEIHEQPSYFKKEDRQSQQMSFTELRSYIHDLQQSGFDTMRLRVQLNRKLAYPLITLILAMLAIPFSLQAGKRGSIAGMSAAVGLVIAYWVVAGIMENLGNVNSLPAVLAAWSPDLLFAFAGGYLLLRTPT; this comes from the coding sequence GTGCGCATTTTCACGCGGTATATTCTTCGCGAAGTGATCGGCTACGCCCTGTTGGGCGGAGTCCTGTTCACGTTCATCCTCTTCATGCGCTACCTGCTGCCGCTGATGGAGCTGGCGGTGCGCGGCCTTGCGGGCCCCGGCGACATTCTGCTGCTCATCGGCTATCTGCTGCCGAACTTCCTCACGCTCACCATCCCGATGGCCGTACTGATCGGCACCCTGCTCGGCCTCAGCCGTCTCGCCGCAGACAGCGAAGTGACTGCCATGCGCGCCAGTGGACTCGGCGTAACGGCCTTCGTCCGCATCGTCGGCCTGCTTGCCATGGCGATGTGGGGCATCGGACTCGCGAACACGCTCTACGTCGCGCCGCGCGCCACCCAGGCACTGCTGCAGTATGACGATCAGGCCAAGAACACCACACAGGCACAACTTCTGGTGGAGCCGCACGTCTTCAACGAAAGCTTCAAGAACTACGTCCTCTACGTGCAGGACGTAGAGCCCGGAGCCAACGGCACCGCGCTCTGGAAGCACGTCTTTCTGGCCGACACCTCGAAGGCCGCGACTCCGTACGTCATCACCGCACAGCGCGCCGTCGTGCTGCCCGGCGAGAACGGCGCGCCTCGTATCGAGCTCGACAACGGCACACGGCACGACCTTTCTCGCGACGATCCTTCCCGCTACGACATCTCCACCTTCGCCACGGCCACGCCTCCCATGCAGGCGACAGAGCAGGGCGAGAACTCTCACCTTACCCGCCGCGATACGCCGCTGCAGGCCATGCTTACCAGCGAACTCTGGGCAAAGATCCACCAGTCCGGCGACACCCGAACATACCGCATCGAGCTGCAACGCCGCTTTTCGTTTCCTGCCGCCTGCCTGGTGCTGATGCTGGTCGGCGTGCCGCTGGGCCTCTCCTCCAAGCGAGGAGGCAAAGGCACCGGCTTCGTCGTCACGCTCTTCCTTGTCTTCGTCTACTACTTCGCCTCGTCCATGGGCATTGCTTTAGCGCGGCAGGGCAAGGTTTCGCCCTGGCTAGGGGTTTGGGGGGCGAATATGATCTTTGCCCTCGCAGGCCTTCTGCTGATCCAGCAGATGTCTCGCGGAGGTCTCGCCCTCGGTCTGCTCTCGCGCGTCGGCATGGGCCTCAGCCGGATACTTCAACGCCGCAAGCCCGTGACCACCACAGACGAAACCGCCTCCAGCTTCAACCCGTGGATTCAACAGATGCGTCGCGCCCTGCACAGCCGCTTCCCGCTGCTGCTGGACGAGTACGTCATGAGCAGCTTCCTGAAGAACTTCGTGCTGGTGCTCTTCTCGCTCACCGTACTATTTCTCATCTTCACTTTCTTTGAGCTGATCGGCGACATCATCAAGTACCGCACGCCGCTCGTCACCGTCGGCGACTACCTGCTCAACCTGATTCCGTTCATCCTCTACAACGTCACGCCGATCTGCTCGCTCGTCGCCGTCCTCGTCACCTTCGGTACGCTGAACCGTACCAGCGAGCTAACCGCGATGAAGGCCACCGGAACCAGTCTCTATCGCGTCATCGCGCCGGTGCTGCTCGTCGCCGCCATGCTCTCAGTCGCGCTCTTTGCCTTCGACGAGGTTTACCTGCCTGCAGCCAACCGGCGCCAGGACGCCCTGCTTGCCACCATCAAGGGCAAACCCGCGCAGACCTACCTGCGCCCCGATCGCAAGTGGATGTCCGGGCAATCCGCCGGGTCGACCAACCCGAACCGCATCTTCTACTACCAGTTCTTCGGCCAGGACACCAACGTCTTCGCCAACCTCACCGTCTTTGAGTTCGAGCCCGGCACCTTTAAGCTTCGCCGCCGCATCTTCGCCGCCAGCACGCACTGGGACGAGAACCAGCACCAATGGGTCTTCGAAAACGGCTGGGAGCGCACCTTCGCCGGCGAAACCATCGCAAGTTACCGGACCTTCAACAACGCCACCTTCCATGAGATCCACGAGCAGCCCAGCTACTTCAAGAAAGAAGACCGCCAGTCGCAGCAGATGAGCTTCACCGAGCTCCGAAGCTACATCCACGACCTGCAGCAGAGCGGCTTCGATACCATGCGACTGCGCGTGCAGTTGAACCGCAAGCTGGCCTATCCGCTCATCACGCTCATCCTCGCCATGTTGGCGATCCCCTTCTCGCTGCAGGCTGGAAAACGCGGCTCCATCGCAGGCATGAGCGCGGCTGTCGGGCTGGTCATCGCCTACTGGGTCGTCGCGGGCATCATGGAGAATCTTGGCAACGTCAACAGTCTGCCAGCGGTGCTCGCGGCCTGGTCACCCGACCTGCTTTTTGCCTTCGCGGGCGGCTACCTGCTGCTGCGCACTCCCACCTGA
- a CDS encoding FKBP-type peptidyl-prolyl cis-trans isomerase, producing MKPSIVSASLLALAASSLAVSAQTTKPAVAHRTSVTHKATVPAAGGCATVPAYSDKIPALPAGVSCPKPLYTITRRPELVLDYASPLLSPALREALDAKPLTISLVYVDTKVGTGELAKPGKWYTVHYTGYLPDGTKFDSSVDRGEPISFPYGQHRVIQGWDTGFEGMHVGGKRRLFVPYQLAYGEQGHPPVIPAKSELIFDVELVAQSDEQPKPAPKPAPAPKTAPKPEASPAGTTAPPPTTSATPASSTKPETK from the coding sequence ATGAAACCCTCGATCGTTTCCGCGTCCCTCCTCGCTCTGGCCGCCTCGTCGCTGGCAGTGTCCGCACAAACCACAAAACCTGCCGTCGCTCACAGAACCTCGGTCACGCACAAGGCAACCGTGCCCGCTGCTGGTGGATGCGCCACTGTCCCGGCATACTCTGACAAGATCCCCGCCCTTCCAGCAGGTGTCTCCTGCCCGAAGCCGCTCTACACCATCACCCGCCGCCCCGAACTCGTACTGGATTACGCTTCGCCACTGCTCAGCCCCGCGCTGCGTGAAGCACTCGACGCCAAGCCACTCACGATCTCGCTCGTCTACGTCGACACCAAGGTCGGCACCGGCGAACTCGCCAAGCCCGGCAAGTGGTACACCGTGCACTACACCGGCTACCTGCCCGACGGCACCAAATTTGACTCCTCCGTCGACCGCGGCGAGCCTATCTCCTTCCCCTACGGCCAGCATCGCGTGATCCAGGGCTGGGACACCGGCTTCGAAGGCATGCACGTCGGTGGCAAGCGCCGCCTCTTCGTGCCCTACCAGCTTGCCTACGGCGAACAGGGCCACCCGCCCGTCATCCCCGCCAAGTCTGAGCTGATCTTCGACGTCGAACTCGTAGCCCAGAGCGACGAGCAGCCCAAGCCAGCTCCGAAACCGGCTCCGGCTCCCAAGACAGCCCCGAAGCCAGAAGCTTCGCCTGCTGGAACCACGGCCCCACCGCCGACCACCTCGGCGACGCCAGCTTCCTCCACCAAGCCCGAAACCAAGTAA
- a CDS encoding ABC transporter ATP-binding protein has translation MIKRLSPLFPYLRRYWRSFAWGGLALLIYNCSKALLPLLIGTAVDGLRHDLSAHTIARYTLMVLGVAIVSGVFLYLMRQIIIGASREIEFDLRNDLFAHLELQPPSFFQRHRTGDIMARSTNDLNAVRQLLGPAIMYSANTVIFTAAALPFMLRISPHLTLYAFLPLPFASILVQYFGAKIHTRFERIQAMFSDISAQAEENFSGARLIRAFAQEEAQIAAFEESNREYINRSLRLARLMAMLWPTLELVLGLSLMVTLLVGGREVVLHHITVGQFTSYNVYMVQLTWPMIAIGWVVNLVQRGAASVTRIHELMLEVPAIDDSNVSPALAEKPIQGHLSFKHLSFTYATGPEVLHDISLDIPAGTSLAIVGPTGAGKSTLTALIPRLQDSPAGMVLIDGHAITEYPLATLRSAIGVVPQETFLFSSSIHDNVAFGVPNATREEVIAAARVSHIAEEILEFPHGFDTIVGERGVTLSGGQKQRTAIARAVLRNPRILILDDALASVDTYTEEQILSALNSVMQDRTTILIAHRVSTARSADRIAVLVDGRISELGTHEELLALGGYYSELAEKQSLEEELATV, from the coding sequence ATGATCAAGCGCCTAAGCCCCCTCTTCCCTTATCTCCGACGCTACTGGCGAAGCTTCGCCTGGGGCGGACTCGCGCTGCTCATCTACAACTGCTCCAAAGCGCTGCTTCCGCTGCTCATCGGCACCGCCGTCGACGGACTGCGCCACGATCTCTCCGCCCACACCATCGCTCGCTACACGCTCATGGTGCTCGGCGTCGCCATCGTCTCCGGCGTCTTCCTTTACCTGATGCGGCAGATCATCATCGGCGCCTCGCGTGAGATCGAGTTCGATCTCCGCAACGACCTCTTCGCCCACCTCGAACTACAGCCGCCCAGCTTCTTCCAGCGTCATCGCACCGGCGACATCATGGCCCGCTCCACCAACGACCTGAACGCCGTCCGCCAGTTGCTCGGCCCGGCGATTATGTACTCGGCGAACACGGTCATCTTCACGGCTGCGGCGTTGCCGTTCATGCTCCGCATCAGCCCGCACCTCACGCTGTACGCGTTCCTTCCACTGCCCTTCGCGTCCATCCTCGTGCAGTACTTCGGCGCCAAGATTCACACGCGCTTTGAACGCATTCAGGCGATGTTCTCGGACATTTCTGCGCAGGCCGAGGAGAACTTCTCCGGGGCTCGCCTCATCCGCGCCTTTGCGCAGGAAGAAGCGCAGATTGCAGCCTTTGAAGAGTCCAATCGCGAGTACATCAATCGCTCGCTTCGCCTCGCCCGCCTGATGGCGATGCTGTGGCCTACGCTCGAACTCGTGCTCGGCCTCTCGCTGATGGTCACGCTGCTCGTCGGCGGCCGCGAGGTCGTGTTGCACCACATCACCGTCGGCCAGTTCACCAGCTACAACGTCTACATGGTGCAACTGACGTGGCCCATGATCGCCATCGGCTGGGTTGTGAACCTCGTTCAGCGCGGCGCAGCCAGCGTCACACGTATTCACGAGCTCATGCTCGAAGTTCCTGCGATTGACGACAGCAACGTCTCCCCCGCGCTCGCAGAGAAGCCGATTCAGGGACACCTCAGCTTCAAGCACCTCAGCTTCACCTATGCGACCGGGCCCGAAGTGCTGCATGACATCTCACTCGACATTCCCGCAGGCACAAGCCTCGCCATCGTTGGTCCAACCGGCGCAGGCAAGAGCACGCTGACCGCACTTATCCCGCGCCTGCAAGACTCGCCTGCAGGCATGGTGCTGATCGATGGTCACGCCATCACCGAGTACCCCCTCGCGACACTTCGCTCCGCCATCGGCGTCGTCCCGCAGGAGACGTTTCTCTTCTCCTCATCCATCCACGACAACGTGGCCTTCGGCGTACCGAACGCGACCCGCGAAGAGGTCATCGCAGCAGCTCGTGTCTCGCACATCGCCGAAGAAATCCTCGAGTTCCCGCATGGCTTCGACACCATCGTGGGTGAGCGCGGCGTTACACTCTCCGGCGGCCAGAAGCAGCGCACCGCCATCGCCCGCGCGGTTCTCCGCAACCCACGCATCCTCATCCTCGATGACGCGCTCGCTTCGGTCGACACGTACACCGAGGAGCAGATTCTCAGCGCGCTCAACAGTGTCATGCAGGACCGTACCACCATCCTCATCGCGCATCGCGTTTCTACCGCACGCAGCGCGGACCGCATCGCCGTACTCGTCGACGGTCGCATCTCTGAGCTTGGGACGCATGAAGAGCTGCTCGCACTCGGCGGCTACTACAGCGAACTGGCGGAAAAGCAGAGCCTCGAAGAAGAACTGGCAACGGTCTAA
- the fliS gene encoding flagellar export chaperone FliS encodes MTQEYLANNYRDQALAGATGVDLIIALYDGAIRFLYRAQQAVLEDDVRGRRVAVKKALDILMYLQARLRPDIGGKTADVLGDFYAAMFQLTLEASHEASAEALQEVILCLRNVRDAWTVVARDPEANKALPRELRTKAEAFAGAPARSLAQEFSDDNKARAWAA; translated from the coding sequence TTGACCCAGGAATATCTTGCCAATAACTACCGTGACCAGGCTCTTGCAGGTGCAACAGGAGTGGACCTGATTATCGCGTTGTACGACGGTGCGATCCGCTTTCTCTATCGTGCGCAGCAGGCTGTGTTGGAGGATGATGTTCGTGGTCGCCGGGTGGCGGTGAAGAAGGCGCTCGACATCCTGATGTATCTGCAGGCACGTCTTCGCCCGGATATCGGAGGCAAGACCGCGGATGTGCTCGGTGACTTCTATGCGGCGATGTTTCAACTCACCCTGGAGGCTTCGCATGAAGCTTCCGCTGAGGCGTTGCAGGAGGTGATTCTGTGTCTGCGTAACGTGCGTGACGCGTGGACGGTTGTGGCGCGAGATCCGGAGGCAAACAAGGCGTTGCCGCGTGAGCTGAGAACGAAGGCCGAAGCGTTTGCAGGGGCTCCGGCGCGTAGCCTGGCGCAGGAGTTTTCCGATGACAACAAGGCGCGTGCCTGGGCCGCGTAG
- the fliD gene encoding flagellar filament capping protein FliD: MGTIGLSFGSATSGDGFDVASTVSQIIAIQQAVETPWKNQLSLLQSQDTAFSAMGTDLATLATSVQALTDFNGIFAQKDGSSSDTSIVALSSATADAVAGSHEITVTSLAQTSSIYSNALTGTDTLSGSVTLQVGSGTAQTITLDDSNNTVSGLAAAINAAGIGVTASVITDSSGSRLSLVSGTSGTAGQLTLTNNLTDTTTGAAVGTQVGHNGKDASLTVDGIAISSSSNTVSNAIPGVTFQILNTSSSAIQVQITNDTASIATALSSFVTAYNTVVADIKTQEGKDSSGNAQPLYGDPTLALIQQQLGSTLIAGAASGGISSLSQLGIDVGQDGTLTFTQSTALAELSSNFSDAVGFFQNTGSFGSSLTNTLNGLSSTRTTGVIYLALQQNTSQESTLNKNISDTEARIATQKDTLTTQLNEANEILQSIPSQLEQVEKMYSAVTGYNTK; this comes from the coding sequence ATGGGTACGATTGGTCTTTCTTTCGGGTCGGCGACAAGCGGCGATGGCTTCGACGTTGCGTCGACTGTCTCGCAGATTATCGCGATTCAGCAAGCGGTTGAGACTCCGTGGAAGAACCAGCTATCGCTTCTGCAGTCGCAGGACACAGCGTTCTCTGCGATGGGCACAGACCTGGCCACGCTGGCGACCTCGGTGCAAGCGCTGACGGACTTCAACGGCATTTTCGCGCAGAAGGATGGATCTTCTTCGGACACGAGCATCGTTGCATTGAGCTCGGCGACAGCGGATGCTGTTGCAGGCTCGCATGAGATTACGGTGACGTCGCTGGCACAGACGTCGTCGATCTACTCCAACGCGCTTACGGGCACGGACACGCTGAGTGGAAGCGTAACGCTGCAGGTTGGCAGCGGCACAGCGCAGACGATCACGCTGGATGATTCGAATAACACGGTCTCAGGGCTCGCCGCGGCGATCAACGCTGCCGGTATCGGCGTTACGGCGAGCGTAATTACGGACTCATCGGGCTCGCGCCTGTCGCTGGTCAGCGGGACGAGCGGCACGGCAGGGCAGTTGACCCTGACCAATAATTTGACGGACACCACGACGGGCGCGGCGGTTGGGACGCAGGTAGGCCACAACGGAAAGGACGCAAGTCTTACGGTGGACGGTATCGCGATCTCGAGTTCGTCGAACACCGTTTCGAATGCGATTCCAGGTGTGACCTTTCAGATTTTGAACACGTCGTCGAGCGCGATACAGGTGCAGATTACGAATGACACGGCTTCGATCGCAACGGCTTTGAGCTCGTTTGTGACGGCGTACAACACGGTGGTGGCTGACATCAAGACGCAGGAAGGGAAGGATTCGAGCGGGAACGCGCAGCCTCTCTATGGTGATCCAACGCTTGCGTTGATTCAGCAGCAGCTGGGAAGCACGCTGATCGCAGGGGCTGCCTCGGGGGGTATCTCTTCGCTATCGCAGCTAGGGATTGATGTCGGGCAGGATGGCACGTTGACGTTTACCCAGAGCACCGCGCTTGCGGAGTTGTCGTCAAACTTCTCCGATGCTGTGGGCTTCTTTCAGAACACGGGAAGCTTTGGTTCGAGTCTCACGAACACGTTGAACGGCTTGAGCTCTACGCGAACGACTGGCGTCATCTATCTTGCGCTGCAGCAGAATACTTCGCAGGAGAGCACGCTGAACAAGAATATCTCCGACACCGAGGCACGCATTGCCACGCAGAAGGATACGTTGACGACGCAGTTGAACGAGGCGAACGAAATTCTGCAATCCATCCCCAGCCAGCTAGAGCAGGTCGAGAAGATGTACTCGGCTGTGACGGGCTACAACACGAAGTAA
- a CDS encoding flagellin, with amino-acid sequence MSLGVLNNIAAIYAQNNLNQTQASLQKTLTQLSSGSRINSGADDAAGLAVADGLAANTAALTQSAQNASDGVGLLQTADGALAQVTNLLNRAVTLATQAANGTLNSSQVGAANQEYQNILSEIGNIGSTTNFNGNSVFTSTATDIVVSDGTTAGTTTFSNTIGSLNSSSVGTTSGGGGVDFSASSVSTLTASSAKDVLTAITSAIQDVAYQRGAIGANINQLNAASNVASTESVNLTSAESSIRSTDYGQATSDMAKYQVLSQTGISALAQANSSAQEVLKLLQG; translated from the coding sequence ATGTCACTCGGTGTCCTCAATAACATCGCAGCTATTTATGCGCAGAACAATTTGAACCAGACGCAGGCGAGTTTGCAGAAGACCCTGACGCAGCTTTCCTCTGGTTCGCGCATCAACTCTGGCGCGGATGACGCAGCCGGCCTGGCCGTCGCGGACGGCCTCGCCGCAAATACCGCTGCACTCACGCAGTCGGCACAGAACGCTTCCGACGGCGTCGGCCTTCTGCAGACCGCAGACGGTGCGCTCGCCCAGGTCACCAACTTGCTCAACCGCGCCGTAACGCTGGCAACGCAGGCTGCCAACGGAACGCTGAACAGCTCGCAGGTTGGCGCTGCCAACCAGGAGTACCAGAACATTCTGTCGGAGATCGGCAACATCGGTTCAACGACGAACTTCAACGGCAACTCGGTCTTCACCTCCACGGCGACGGACATCGTGGTCTCGGATGGTACGACCGCAGGCACGACAACGTTCTCGAACACGATCGGCAGCCTGAACTCGAGCTCCGTGGGTACGACCTCGGGCGGCGGCGGAGTAGACTTCAGCGCTTCGTCCGTCTCGACCCTGACGGCTTCGAGCGCGAAGGACGTGCTGACGGCGATCACCTCTGCGATTCAGGACGTCGCGTATCAGCGTGGTGCGATTGGTGCAAACATCAACCAGCTGAACGCGGCCAGCAACGTAGCCAGCACGGAGTCGGTCAACCTGACTTCGGCAGAGTCGAGCATCCGTTCGACCGACTACGGTCAGGCGACCAGCGACATGGCGAAGTACCAGGTGCTTTCGCAGACCGGTATCAGTGCTCTGGCGCAGGCCAACAGCAGCGCACAGGAAGTGCTCAAGCTCCTCCAGGGCTAG
- a CDS encoding flagellar FlbD family protein, translating to MIELTRLNGSKIALNCDLIRYAESSPDTVLTLVTGEKLLVRETANEVCELVRSYRAELLRTAWPDAVNALASRSAFEAANAFPSELTLDE from the coding sequence ATGATCGAACTTACTCGTTTGAACGGCAGCAAGATCGCATTGAACTGCGACCTCATTCGATACGCAGAGTCCTCACCGGACACAGTTCTCACCCTGGTTACAGGAGAGAAGCTGCTGGTGCGTGAAACCGCCAACGAGGTCTGCGAGCTTGTGCGCAGCTATCGTGCAGAGCTTTTGCGCACGGCGTGGCCTGATGCCGTTAACGCACTTGCCTCACGCTCTGCCTTCGAGGCAGCCAACGCTTTTCCCTCTGAACTTACTCTCGACGAGTAA
- a CDS encoding flagellar motor protein, whose protein sequence is MDIASIGGILLAVIGILAGMMIEGGNIAQITQPTAAMIVCGGTAGAVMLQFPMNIFLAAIKQAAKIFFSGGHDNEAVLKQLVEFANKARKSGIVSLDGDLSSVKDPFLKQALMLAVDGTEPSEVRKIMQLELDNKGEIEEKIPAVFEAAGGYAPTVGIIGAVLGLIQVMKNLDNIDEVGRGIATAFVATIYGVAVANLLCLPAAGKLKIRHREEQMLKEMMLEGVVSIMEGMNPRMMETKLRTFLMDTKPAGAASEATA, encoded by the coding sequence ATGGACATCGCAAGCATCGGCGGCATTCTTCTCGCAGTCATCGGCATCCTTGCCGGCATGATGATCGAAGGCGGCAACATCGCGCAGATCACGCAGCCAACGGCCGCGATGATCGTTTGCGGCGGAACGGCTGGAGCGGTGATGCTGCAGTTTCCGATGAATATTTTTCTCGCGGCGATCAAACAAGCCGCAAAGATCTTCTTTTCCGGAGGCCACGACAACGAAGCGGTGTTGAAGCAGCTCGTGGAGTTCGCCAACAAGGCCCGCAAGAGCGGCATCGTGTCTCTTGATGGTGATCTGAGCAGTGTCAAAGATCCTTTCCTCAAGCAAGCATTGATGCTGGCGGTTGACGGCACCGAACCGTCTGAGGTCCGCAAGATCATGCAGCTCGAACTCGACAACAAGGGCGAGATCGAGGAGAAGATTCCCGCAGTGTTTGAGGCCGCCGGAGGCTATGCGCCAACGGTCGGCATCATCGGTGCGGTGCTGGGACTGATCCAGGTGATGAAGAACCTCGACAACATCGACGAAGTAGGCCGAGGCATTGCAACAGCGTTTGTCGCGACGATCTACGGCGTGGCGGTCGCGAACCTTCTCTGCCTGCCCGCAGCAGGAAAGCTGAAAATTCGCCATCGCGAAGAACAGATGCTGAAAGAGATGATGCTGGAAGGCGTTGTCTCCATCATGGAAGGCATGAACCCGCGCATGATGGAGACCAAGCTGCGCACGTTCCTGATGGACACGAAGCCAGCAGGCGCTGCGAGCGAGGCGACCGCATGA
- a CDS encoding flagellar motor protein MotB encodes MSRKKKHEHVNHERWLVSYADFITLLFAFFVVLFASGQADKKKQQRFASAMQQAFSQMALFEPHAKQPALNSGSGSNPDAEPKPLELPLDTGKPASLEQKVAKLVAQQTSPDGGMKLGELTARKVQDGVALSLHEGGFFASGSAELRPEAVTVLQQIATQLPAMSIRVEGHTDNLPMHSTMYASNWELSSARAATIARFLLEHSTVNPSLLSVAGYAEFHPVASNATTEGRAANRRVDVVFLESSPKQ; translated from the coding sequence ATGAGCCGGAAGAAGAAGCATGAGCATGTGAACCACGAGCGCTGGCTTGTGAGTTACGCCGACTTCATCACGCTGCTATTCGCCTTCTTCGTCGTCCTGTTTGCCAGCGGACAGGCCGACAAGAAGAAGCAGCAACGGTTTGCAAGCGCGATGCAGCAGGCGTTCTCGCAGATGGCACTCTTTGAGCCGCATGCGAAACAGCCTGCGCTAAATTCCGGTTCAGGCTCGAATCCAGATGCAGAACCAAAGCCGCTTGAACTTCCATTGGACACGGGAAAGCCCGCTTCGCTGGAGCAGAAGGTTGCCAAGCTTGTGGCGCAGCAGACATCGCCCGATGGCGGCATGAAGCTCGGCGAGTTGACAGCACGCAAGGTGCAGGATGGCGTTGCACTATCGCTTCATGAAGGTGGCTTCTTCGCCTCTGGCTCTGCGGAGTTGCGGCCCGAGGCGGTGACGGTACTGCAGCAAATTGCGACACAGTTGCCCGCGATGAGTATTCGCGTGGAAGGGCACACGGACAACCTGCCGATGCACTCGACGATGTATGCGTCGAACTGGGAGCTATCGAGCGCGCGAGCCGCAACCATTGCGCGCTTCCTGCTGGAACACTCGACGGTGAATCCGTCGCTGCTTTCGGTTGCGGGCTATGCGGAGTTTCACCCTGTAGCGTCGAACGCTACGACAGAAGGGCGAGCTGCGAACCGGCGAGTGGATGTCGTGTTTCTCGAAAGTAGCCCGAAGCAGTGA
- a CDS encoding non-canonical purine NTP pyrophosphatase → MTTIYAATGNAGKLAEFVASAQGQDVEVLALPGIKQMPEPVEDAATYAGNAEIKAVAYSLLAPGKLVMADDSGLEVEALDGEPGVRSARFADDGGFRGEGTKDERNNAYLLQRLALQSQQAGTEGQGSTLGGTLSKARFVAALVVARDGVVLWQSYGSCEGEILGEYRGEGGFGYNPLFFMPETGKTMAEMTQAEKWAVSHRGRAFRVLLSEMLG, encoded by the coding sequence ATGACGACGATTTATGCGGCGACGGGAAATGCTGGGAAGCTGGCTGAGTTTGTGGCTTCGGCGCAGGGGCAGGATGTTGAAGTGCTCGCTCTGCCCGGCATCAAGCAGATGCCCGAGCCGGTGGAAGATGCCGCAACCTATGCTGGCAATGCCGAGATCAAGGCTGTGGCCTACTCCCTGCTGGCACCGGGCAAGCTGGTCATGGCGGATGACTCCGGGCTGGAGGTCGAGGCGCTGGACGGCGAGCCGGGCGTTCGCTCCGCGCGGTTTGCCGACGATGGCGGCTTCCGGGGCGAAGGCACGAAGGATGAGCGGAACAATGCTTACCTGCTGCAGAGGCTTGCGCTGCAAAGCCAGCAGGCTGGCACCGAAGGCCAAGGCAGCACGTTGGGCGGAACGCTGAGCAAGGCCCGCTTTGTGGCCGCGCTGGTTGTGGCTCGCGATGGTGTGGTGTTGTGGCAGTCCTACGGAAGCTGCGAGGGCGAGATCCTTGGCGAGTATCGCGGTGAAGGCGGCTTTGGGTATAACCCGCTCTTCTTCATGCCCGAGACAGGCAAAACCATGGCCGAGATGACGCAGGCAGAGAAGTGGGCTGTGAGTCATCGTGGACGGGCGTTTCGCGTACTGCTGAGTGAGATGTTGGGCTAA